Proteins co-encoded in one Dasypus novemcinctus isolate mDasNov1 chromosome 18, mDasNov1.1.hap2, whole genome shotgun sequence genomic window:
- the OVOL3 gene encoding putative transcription factor ovo-like protein 3 yields the protein MPRAFLVRSRRPQPPDWGHLPDQLRGDAYVPDCSLGRPPAHPSSSLGDSCAAHTQGTLAVAPRSPGTLGCPLCPKAFPLQRMLTRHLKCHSPARRHVCRCCGKGFHDAFDLKRHMRTHTGIRPFRCGACGKAFTQRCSLEAHLAKVHGQPASYAYRERREKLHVCEDCGFTSSRPDAYAQHRALHRPA from the exons ATGCCCCGTGCCTTCCTGGTCAGGAGCCGGCGTCCCCAGCCACCAGACTGGGGCCACCTGCCTGACCAGCTTCGGGGAGATGCCTATGTCCCAG ACTGCAGCCTGGGCAGGCCACCGGCACACCCATCTTCCAGCCTGGGAGACTCTTGCGCAGCG CACACGCAGGGCACGCTGGCCGTGGCTCCCAGAAGTCCCGGGACACTTGGCTGCCCGCTCTGCCCCAAGGCTTTCCCGCTGCAGCGCATGCTGACAAGGCACCTCAAGTGCCACAGCCCCGCACGCCGGCACGTGTGCCGCTGCTGCGGCAAGGGCTTCCATGATGCCTTCGACCTCAAGCGCCACATGAGGACTCACACAG GAATCCGGCCATTTCGCTGTGGAGCATGCGGGAAAGCGTTTACGCAGCGCTGCTCCCTTGAAGCGCATCTTGCTAAAGTGCATGGGCAGCCGGCCAGCTACGCTTACCGTGAGCGCCGCGAAAAGTTGCATGTGTGCGAGGACTGCGGCTTCACCAGCTCCCGGCCCGATGCCTACGCGCAGCACCGCGCCCTGCACCGCCCTGCGTGA
- the POLR2I gene encoding DNA-directed RNA polymerase II subunit RPB9 has protein sequence MEPDGTYEPGFVGIRFCQECNNMLYPKEDKENRILLYACRNCDYQQEADNSCIYVNKITHEVDELTQIIADVSQDPTLPRTEDHPCQKCGHKEAVFFQSHSARAEDAMRLYYVCTAPHCGHRWTE, from the exons ATGGAACCGGACGGGACGTACGAGCCGGGCTTCGTGGGTATTAGATTCTGCCAGGAATG TAACAATATGCTGTACCCCAAGGAAGACAAGGAGAACCGCATTCTGCTCTACGCG TGCCGGAATTGTGATTACCAGCAGGAAGCCGACAACAGCTGCATCTACGTCAACAAGATCACGCACGAAGTGGA CGAACTGACCCAGATCATCGCAGACGTTTCCCAGGACCCCACGCTACCGCGGACCGAGGACCACCCGTGCCAGAA GTGCGGCCACAAGGAGGCGGTGTTCTTCCAGTCGCACAGTGCCCGGGCCGAG GATGCCATGCGCCTGTACTACGTGTGCACGGCCCCACACTGTGGCCACCGCTGGACCGAGTGA